ACCGAGTCGAAGACGCCGCGCACGCGCTGCGCCTTCTGCGTCTCGTCGACCTTCTGGAATCCGAAATGCGTTTCGCTCATGTCCGACTCAGTGATGGTGTCCGCAAGCCGACCCGGCGGCCTCCAGCATCGGCGCGTCGCGATCGACGCCAGCCGCCTGCAGCCGCTCTTCGTACTTGCGCCACAGCTCGTCCTGCTGCGAGCCGAGGAAATAGAGATAGTCCCAGGAGTAGATGCCGGAGCTGTGACCGTCCGAAAAAGTCGGTTGCACGGCGTAGTTGCCAACCGGCTCGAGCGCCACGACGTCGACCTCGCGCTTGCCGGTCTGCAGCACTTCCTGCCCCGGCCCGTGGCCCTGGACTTCGGCCGACGGCGAGTACACCCGCATCAACTCAAAAGGAATACGAAATTGCCGACCGTCGGAAAAACCTACCTCCAATGTCCGTGACTGCTGGTGCACGGTGATCGCGGTCGGTTGCGGGGTCTGTTGGCTCAGTCCAGCCATTGCCATGCCTTTGAAAATACGGGGCCGAAAGCAGTGTAGCGAAGCGTTCTGAGCGCTTCGCCCACAGCGCCTGTCCAGCATTCAGGCGCCCGCGACGGCCGCGACAACCCGGCCGTCCAGCTCCTCTAAGCAAATCCCCAGCCAGCTTTCGGCGGAGCCCTCGAGGCCGCGCTGCGGAGCGCCCCAGATCGGCTGCGGGAAGTGCGTGTCCCAGGCGAACCGGGCCACGACGTGCCAGTGCAGGTGCGGCACCATGTTGCCCAGCGCCGCGAGGTTGACCTTGGCCGGTTGCAGGCTTTCGATCAGCACCCGCTCGACGGCGCACACCAGGTCCATGCAGCGGCGGCGCTCCGGCGCGAGCAGATGGGAGAACTCGGCGACGTGGTGGTTGCAGACGACGCGGTAGAAGGCGGGAAAGGCGGGATCGGCGACGCGCACGACGCGCCAGGCGCCGGCGCTCCACAGCAGCGTGCCGCCGGGCTGCTGGCACAGTTCGCAGCCGGCGACGGGGGCTTCGGGCTTGAAGGCGGCGACGCTCATGCGCCGCATCGTAGGCCGCGGCCCGCGTCGAGGCTACGAGGGTTCACACGCCCTCAGACCAGCACCCGTTCGATGCCGCCGTCATTGGCGCGCTCCACGTAGTCGGGCATCCAGTCGGGACCGAGGATCTGCTGCGCCATCTCGACGACGATGTAGTCGGCTTCGAGCAGTCCGTTGTCGAGGTCGCCGGTGTAGCGGCTGAGCCCTTGCAGGCAGCTCGGGCACGATGTGAGGATCTTCACCGGCCCCTTGCCAGCCACCGCGCCGGTGGCGCGCAGCGCGGCCTCGTCGCGGCGCAGCTCCTCTTCCTTGCGAAACCGGACCTGCGTGGCGATGTCGGGCCGCGTCACACCCAGCGTGCCGCTCTCGCCGCAGCATCGCTCGCTCTTGCGCACGTTGTCTCCCACCAGCGCCTTCACCGTCTTCATCGGCTCCTGCTGCTTCATCGGGCTGTGGCAGGGGTCGTGGTAGAGGTAGCCGCCGGCACCGTCCAGCTTGATGCCTTTCTCCAGCAGGAACTCGTGGATGTCGATGATGCGGCAGCCCGGGAAGATCTTGTCGAACTGGTACCCCTGGAGCTGGTCGTAGCAGGTGCCGCAGCTCACCACCACCGTCTTGATGTCGAGGTAGTTCAGCGTGTTGGCCACGCGGTGGAACAGCACGCGGTTTTCGGTGATGATCTTCTCGGCCTTGTCGAACTGGCCCGAGCCGCGCTGCGGATAGCCGCAGCACAGGTAGCCGGGCGGGAGCACCGTCTGCACGCCGGCATGCCACAGCATCGCCTGCGTGGCCAGTCCCACCTGCGAGAACAGCCGCTCGGAACCGCAGCCCGGGAAGTAGAACACTGCCTCGGAGTCGGCGGTCGTCGCCTTCGGGTCCCGGATGATCGGGACGTAGTTCTTGTCCTCGATGTCGAGCAGCGCACGCGCGGTCTTCTTCGGCAGGTTGCCGGGCAGCTTCTTGTTGATGAAGTGGATGACCTGTTCCTTCACCGGCGCCTTGCCGACGGTGGAAGGCGGCGCCGCGACCTGCCGGTTGGCCAGCCCGCGCAGCAGGTTGTTGGCCGCGCGTTGCGCCTTGAAGCCCACGTCGACCATCGCCGTGCGCAGCAGCTTGATGGTCTCGGGATTGGTGGCGTTGAGCATCATCATCGCCATCTTGTTGCCCGGCCGGAAGCTCTTGCGGCCCATCTTGCGCAGCAGGTT
The Piscinibacter sp. XHJ-5 DNA segment above includes these coding regions:
- a CDS encoding DUF971 domain-containing protein, with translation MAGLSQQTPQPTAITVHQQSRTLEVGFSDGRQFRIPFELMRVYSPSAEVQGHGPGQEVLQTGKREVDVVALEPVGNYAVQPTFSDGHSSGIYSWDYLYFLGSQQDELWRKYEERLQAAGVDRDAPMLEAAGSACGHHH
- a CDS encoding HIT family protein, with translation MSVAAFKPEAPVAGCELCQQPGGTLLWSAGAWRVVRVADPAFPAFYRVVCNHHVAEFSHLLAPERRRCMDLVCAVERVLIESLQPAKVNLAALGNMVPHLHWHVVARFAWDTHFPQPIWGAPQRGLEGSAESWLGICLEELDGRVVAAVAGA